GCGGGCGCCCAGCCGTCCAGGCTGGGGAAATGTCCGTAAGGAGGGGGTATGGGGGGGGCGCTCAGAAGGCGTGTCCCTTGACCCCAAGCAGCAGCTGGCAGCCGTTGCTGACGTGGGTCATGACCTTCTGTTTGAGCTGGGCCACCTGCTCCCGGAGGAGGCCGGCAGTGCTGGACAGCCCCGCGTTCTCGGCCTTGAGTGTCTTCACCTTGTCCTCCAGGCGCGCGATACGCTCCAGCTTCCGCTTCCGGCACTTAGTGGCCGCCAGCCGGTTCCGCAGCCGCTTGCGCTCTACTTTGATGCGCTCCTGGTCTTCCATGTTGATGGGGGACACTGGCGGCGTGGCGTCGCGACTGCGCGCCTCAGGCACGGTCTGCGGTTCCTCCTTGAAGGTGGAGGCGCCGCGACCCAGGCCCAGCTGCGCAGGGTGGCCACCGGCGAAGGGCGGCGCGTGTGGGAGGTAGCTGATGGTGGCCGTCGGGTATGAGCTCCCAGTGCCGACGGCGGTCCCGGCGCCTCCGGAGGGCGCAGAGGCTGGAGAATAGCTGCTGAGGTTGGTGTAGACGGGAGGCGGCTCCGGGCCGGCGTAGACACCCGCGGGCCCGGCCGGGGGACCCCCGCTGGCGCCCAGGGACACGTTGGGGGGTGTCACGTGGTTCATCTTGTGCAGGTCGTCCAGGGCTTTTACAAAGCCGTCGGCGAAGCCTTCCTGCTCCTCGGTGACGCCGCCCCCTGCGCCCCCCGCACCTCCACCGCTGCCACCCCCGCGGGGGTAAAAGTACTGTCCCGGAGGCGTGGGCGTTGTCGTGATCACGCCGTTGCTGTTGGGGACGATCAGGCGCTCCAGCTCCGATGAGGCGAGCTTGAGCGACGCGCCTGTGTCTGAGCCCTGGCCGGAAAAGTAGCTGCCGCCACCGCTGCCCTCTGGGCCGGGACCCCGCGCCCCGGGTGCTTTGAGATTTCGGTAGGGGTCGGCCAGGTTGAGCGCCAGGCTGGGTTTCAGGAGTTTGTAGTCGTGTAGAGAGAGGCCGCCAGGAGTCCGGCCGTATCCCGCCGCTGCGTATGAGTCGTCGTGGTAGAAGGGCTGTTCCATTTTAGTGCACATCCGGCCGGCCCGGGCGGTCTGAGGGGGTCCCTGCGGGGCCGCCCCGGGCCTCGCTGCAGCGAGCGGCGCGCTGTCCGCGGCGGTAGCTGGACTGGGTGGCTGGACGCGGGTTCCTAGGGGCTGGCacaggctgggagaggccagcGGCGGCAGTGCGCGGAAGCTCTGTGCGGCTTCTCGAGCCCCCCT
The genomic region above belongs to Camelus ferus isolate YT-003-E chromosome 22, BCGSAC_Cfer_1.0, whole genome shotgun sequence and contains:
- the JUNB gene encoding transcription factor jun-B, whose amino-acid sequence is MCTKMEQPFYHDDSYAAAGYGRTPGGLSLHDYKLLKPSLALNLADPYRNLKAPGARGPGPEGSGGGSYFSGQGSDTGASLKLASSELERLIVPNSNGVITTTPTPPGQYFYPRGGGSGGGAGGAGGGVTEEQEGFADGFVKALDDLHKMNHVTPPNVSLGASGGPPAGPAGVYAGPEPPPVYTNLSSYSPASAPSGGAGTAVGTGSSYPTATISYLPHAPPFAGGHPAQLGLGRGASTFKEEPQTVPEARSRDATPPVSPINMEDQERIKVERKRLRNRLAATKCRKRKLERIARLEDKVKTLKAENAGLSSTAGLLREQVAQLKQKVMTHVSNGCQLLLGVKGHAF